A genomic region of Eucalyptus grandis isolate ANBG69807.140 chromosome 5, ASM1654582v1, whole genome shotgun sequence contains the following coding sequences:
- the LOC120286052 gene encoding uncharacterized protein LOC120286052 isoform X2 yields MYRKMLSPHSKLTLTLRGHHQINPSSAATALAKRHADGLFPLEDFNIELEDQSGKKVNMGSETDQRAVMMGLMLHSNAKQFIRRQNYEDALEVLAMGEVRYWCSVVTYDNLSTFGLIQYRASMFLNL; encoded by the exons ATGTATCGGAAGATGCTTTCTCCTCATTCCAAGCTCACTTTAACTCTTAGGGGCCACCACCAAATCAATCCTTCATCAG CTGCCACTGCACTGGCTAAGAGACATGCAGATGGGTTATTTCCACTGGAAGACTTCAACATAGAACTTGAAGATCAGAGTGGAAAGAAAGTAAATATGGGATCTGAAACTGATCAGAG GGCTGTGATGATGGGCTTGATGCTTCACTCAAATGCAAAGCAATTTATAAGGAGGCAAAACTATGAAGATGCATTGGAAGTTCTTGCTATGGGTGAGGTCCGTTACTGGTGCTCTGTGGTTACTTATGATAATCTAAGCACTTTTGGCCTTATCCAATACCGAGCTTCAATGTTTCTTAATCTGTAA
- the LOC120286052 gene encoding uncharacterized protein LOC120286052 isoform X1: protein MSLAIWIYIPTDVDLHGHAYLLLWYTNLYYFLMILASVFVVFRDSSLFGYCACMCISTHIIKCVSPSKHGAAATALAKRHADGLFPLEDFNIELEDQSGKKVNMGSETDQRAVMMGLMLHSNAKQFIRRQNYEDALEVLAMGEVRYWCSVVTYDNLSTFGLIQYRASMFLNL, encoded by the exons ATGAGCCTAGCAATCTGGATATACATACCTACAGATGTTGATTTACATGGACATGCTTATCTGCTCTTGTGGTACACTAACCTGTATTATTTTTTGATGATATTGGCCAGCGTATTTGTTGTTTTTAGAGACAGTAGTCTTTTTGGCTACTGTGCGTGTATGTGCATATCCACTCATATAATTAAATGTGTATCTCCTTCTAAACACGGAGCAGCTGCCACTGCACTGGCTAAGAGACATGCAGATGGGTTATTTCCACTGGAAGACTTCAACATAGAACTTGAAGATCAGAGTGGAAAGAAAGTAAATATGGGATCTGAAACTGATCAGAG GGCTGTGATGATGGGCTTGATGCTTCACTCAAATGCAAAGCAATTTATAAGGAGGCAAAACTATGAAGATGCATTGGAAGTTCTTGCTATGGGTGAGGTCCGTTACTGGTGCTCTGTGGTTACTTATGATAATCTAAGCACTTTTGGCCTTATCCAATACCGAGCTTCAATGTTTCTTAATCTGTAA
- the LOC104445800 gene encoding uncharacterized protein LOC104445800 translates to MHPSQPLLIAAGFGIVEIVTELVRSNPDLIWTVDEKSHNIFHVAVMYRGEKIFDVIHDLGAHKDMITTYKDPDNNNNLLHLAAKLAPLDQLNSVSGAALQMQRELLWFKESFSLCNPQFIEMVDIVPILQIDMVWCYFVVQDISSLSLAGIQLQKAREGIERAH, encoded by the exons ATGCATCCCTCGCAGCCGTTGCTCATTGCAGCAGGGTTCGGCATAGTTGAGATTGTGACTGAGCTGGTTCGCTCTAATCCTGATTTGATATGGACAGTTGATGAGAAAAGCCATAACATTTTTCATGTGGCAGTTATGTACCGCGGAGAAAAGATATTTGACGTCATTCATGATCTCGGGGCGCATAAAGATATGATTACTACTTACAAAGACCCCGACAACAATAATAACTTGTTGCATTTGGCGGCAAAGCTGGCACCTCTGGACCAACTTAACAGCGTGTCTGGGGCAGCTCTTCAGATGCAGCGGGAACTCCTATGGTTCAAG GAgtccttctctctctgcaaTCCCCAGTTCATTGAG ATGGTTGACATTGTTCCTATACTGCAAATAGACATGGTGTGGTGCTATTTCGTGGTTCAAGACATCTCATCACTCTCTCTGGCTGGAATTCAACTGCAAAAGGCCAGAGAAGGGATTGAGCGTGCTCATTAG
- the LOC104429867 gene encoding uncharacterized protein LOC104429867 gives MAGRKVWGLKQLYLQMSCKRRKFEAFFRRWASTSSQVHENCKASLLKKLNAKIPEESDNVCIYRVPTKLRQVEAKAYDPSIVSIGPYHHGDQHLKEMEEVKLKFFHRVFKSRQEGEDELDRVISAMEKLEPRARSCYADDVKLSRDEFIEMMTIDGCFILQLLREHLPEIQDQDRKRQAHMIRSVTALKEAGVVLEKSPNDRALDVQSEGRFLKIPPLHIDDHRGTLFRNMVAFEQCHKKCKPNATAYLFFFDGLVNSADNVEILHYKGIVHHSLGSNEETANLVNKLCREVDWDGEESYLHKVVCEDIGVYFMSAHAKLRGRLVHYYFNNWTVGISTVAGLFALYLTLIQTGCSVADALEYMQEESFCSYLSLSFFLPFSRPFMPLDQKDLNKE, from the exons ATGGCAGGTAGAAAAGTTTGGGGGTTGAAGCAGCTGTATCTGCAGATGTCATGCAAGAGAAGAAAGTTTGAAGCTTTCTTCAGGAGATGGGCCTCAACCTCATCACAAGTGCATGAGAATTGCAAAGCCTCACTGCTGAAGAAATTGAATGCCAAGATTCCTGAAGAGAGCGACAATGTCTGCATCTACCGAGTCCCCACAAAACTGCGTCAAGTAGAGGCAAAGGCATATGATCCAAGCATTGTATCGATCGGCCCTTATCATCATGGAGATCAACACTTGAAAGAAATGGAGGAGGTAAAGCTAAAATTTTTCCACAGGGTTTTCAAGTCAAGACAAGAAGGTGAAGACGAACTAGACAGAGTGATTTCAGCAATGGAGAAACTAGAGCCAAGGGCTAGGAGTTGTTACGCAGACGATGTTAAGCTGAGCAGAGACGAGTTCATTGAGATGATGACCATCGATGGCTGCTTCATCCTGCAGCTCCTGAGGGAG CATCTCCCGGAGATACAGGATCAGGACCGGAAAAGGCAAGCGCACATGATCCGATCTGTAACTGCGTTAAAGGAAGCAGGAGTAGTCCTTGAGAAATCACCCAATGACAGGGCATTGGACGTCCAATCCGAGGGAAGGTTCCTGAAGATTCCGCCACTCCACATCGACGATCACAGAGGCACCTTGTTCCGCAACATGGTGGCCTTCGAGCAATGCCACAAGAAATGCAAACCCAACGCGACGGCATATCTATTCTTCTTTGACGGGCTCGTGAACTCGGCGGACAATGTGGAAATCCTCCATTACAAAGGCATAGTCCACCACTCCCTCGGAAGTAACGAAGAGACGGCGAATCTGGTGAACAAGCTGTGCAGAGAAGTGGACTGGGATGGAGAAGAGTCGTATCTGCACAAAGTGGTGTGCGAAGACATTGGCGTCTACTTCATGAGCGCTCACGCGAAGCTCAGAGGGCGCCTCGTTCATTACTACTTCAACAACTGGACAGTCGGAATTTCGACTGTGGCAGGATTGTTCGCGCTATATCTGacgctaatccaaacaggttgcAGTGTCGCTGATGCACTAGAATATATGCAGGAGGAAAGCTTCTGCTCATACCTAAGTCTATCATTTTTTCTGCCCTTCTCTCGCCCCTTCATGCCGCTAGATCAAAAGGATTTGAACAAGGAATGA